A section of the Dictyoglomus sp. NZ13-RE01 genome encodes:
- a CDS encoding sugar ABC transporter permease: MLNSKLSQLYTRNLEIVILTLILSFLLVSMTLLTGGKFLKLNSLEAMAFQMPLLGLLTLAQLIPMLTGGIDLSIISTANLSGIITALILTNIKAWYNVPLAILLGLFSALLVGIFNGFIISFIEVPPIIGTLGSMILIKGISLAITKGYVISGFPDSFLFIGNGYILGVPVSFIIFILFSLLMALILYKTSFGICIYMLGSNPLATLFSGINNKSLLFKSYLISSFLSGVASLVMISRFNAAQADYGGSFLLLTVLICVLGGVSPSGGFGRVLGVFIAVTILQIVGTGFNLLGLSSHLSNALWGIILILVIILNRFYSKTR, from the coding sequence ATGTTGAATAGTAAGCTTTCTCAACTTTATACAAGGAATCTTGAAATTGTTATCTTAACATTGATTTTGTCATTTCTTTTGGTTTCTATGACCCTTCTTACTGGAGGAAAATTTTTAAAACTTAATAGTTTGGAAGCAATGGCATTTCAAATGCCCCTTTTGGGCTTACTTACTTTAGCTCAATTAATTCCCATGTTAACAGGAGGTATTGATCTTTCGATAATATCTACAGCAAACTTATCAGGAATAATTACTGCTCTTATTCTAACTAATATAAAAGCTTGGTATAACGTCCCCTTAGCAATTCTTTTAGGACTTTTTTCTGCTCTTCTTGTTGGAATCTTTAATGGTTTTATTATATCTTTTATTGAAGTTCCACCAATAATTGGTACTCTTGGAAGTATGATCCTTATAAAGGGAATTTCTCTTGCAATAACTAAAGGCTATGTTATATCAGGATTTCCAGATAGTTTTCTTTTTATTGGCAATGGTTATATTTTAGGGGTTCCTGTTTCTTTCATTATTTTTATTCTTTTTTCTTTGCTTATGGCTCTTATATTATATAAAACTTCTTTTGGAATTTGTATCTATATGTTAGGATCAAACCCATTGGCAACTTTATTTTCTGGAATTAATAATAAGTCACTTCTATTTAAAAGTTATTTAATTTCTTCCTTTCTTTCTGGAGTTGCTTCTTTAGTTATGATTTCTCGCTTTAATGCAGCCCAAGCAGATTATGGAGGGTCTTTTCTTCTCCTTACAGTATTAATTTGTGTTTTGGGGGGGGTAAGCCCTTCAGGTGGTTTTGGAAGGGTTTTAGGAGTGTTTATTGCGGTAACTATACTTCAAATAGTTGGAACAGGATTTAATTTGTTAGGTCTCTCCTCTCATTTAAGTAATGCATTGTGGGGTATAATATTGATATTAGTCATTATTTTAAACCGTTTTTACTCCAAAACTCGATAA
- a CDS encoding glycosyl transferase: protein MSEKISIIIPTFNREKLLPRAIESVRRQTYKDWELLIVDDRSNDNTESLVKKYISLDDRIRYLKNERKKGPAGARNFGILNSKGEYIAFLDSDDEWSEVHLEECIDVLKNYDVNVCFALWIIVKGNGDFRKVFDPDIPEERARLERIISIFNPKVEGKYIFFGDNFYEESFLKGGSYCTHINTLVIKRDVIEKIGLFNEDLSVCEDSDFVYRVILHYPFCLIDNYHLYYYQSPDSIYNFFDRRDVNVDEVLDNREFIDKFTFVGLGQKKLNSIHGDIIKNSEKIVRKRECVNRIKDIIGRKYFTLGFMNQKVNRSKAILFVFKSLLYRFTWNRFLFLINLLFPFIPIKIDREKIKKDLSLW, encoded by the coding sequence ATGTCTGAAAAAATCAGCATAATCATTCCCACATTTAATAGAGAAAAATTGCTTCCTCGGGCTATAGAGTCTGTAAGGAGGCAGACCTATAAAGATTGGGAGCTTTTGATTGTGGATGATAGAAGCAACGATAATACCGAAAGTTTAGTAAAAAAGTATATCTCTTTAGATGATAGGATAAGATATTTAAAGAATGAGAGGAAGAAAGGACCAGCAGGAGCAAGGAATTTTGGCATATTAAACTCCAAGGGAGAATATATAGCCTTTTTAGATTCAGATGATGAGTGGTCGGAAGTTCATTTGGAAGAATGCATTGATGTTTTAAAGAATTATGATGTAAATGTTTGTTTTGCATTATGGATAATAGTCAAAGGGAATGGGGATTTTAGAAAAGTTTTTGATCCAGATATACCTGAGGAGCGTGCAAGGTTAGAAAGAATAATCTCCATTTTTAATCCCAAAGTAGAAGGAAAGTATATCTTTTTTGGAGATAATTTTTATGAGGAATCTTTTCTTAAAGGTGGTTCTTATTGTACCCATATTAATACCTTAGTCATTAAAAGAGATGTTATTGAAAAGATTGGATTATTTAATGAAGACTTATCTGTATGCGAGGATTCAGATTTTGTATATAGGGTTATACTTCATTACCCCTTCTGCTTAATAGACAATTACCATCTTTATTATTATCAAAGTCCTGATAGTATTTATAATTTCTTTGATAGAAGAGATGTAAATGTTGATGAGGTTTTAGATAATAGAGAGTTTATAGATAAGTTTACTTTTGTGGGCTTGGGACAAAAAAAATTAAATTCCATTCATGGAGATATTATAAAAAATTCTGAAAAAATAGTGAGAAAAAGAGAATGTGTTAATAGGATAAAGGATATTATTGGAAGAAAATATTTTACCCTTGGTTTTATGAATCAAAAGGTTAATAGATCTAAGGCTATTCTTTTTGTTTTTAAATCCCTCCTTTATAGGTTCACTTGGAATAGATTTTTATTTCTTATAAATCTTTTATTCCCCTTTATTCCTATAAAAATTGATAGGGAAAAGATTAAAAAGGATCTAAGTTTATGGTAA
- a CDS encoding ABC transporter has translation MVSTVIKVNNLRKYFKVLNRREGFWGAVKDLFSNNYFYVKAVDGISMEIKEGEIVGFLGPNGAGKTTTIKILSTLLLPTSGEVKILGYDVIKEPEKVRKSINFVMGGERNLYARLSAIENLEYFADLYGVPYKNRKERIRELLEIVGLPSDRLKDKVETYSKGMKQRLQIARGLINDPEIIFLDEPTIGLDPIGARDIRNVVKKLKNMGKTIIFTSHYMQEVEELCDRVALLKSGEIITIDTPASLKSKYSESFEIKLLIDKYSKTIIKELEKSKYVKDLKIYEKWRLLRDYYNY, from the coding sequence ATGGTAAGTACAGTAATAAAAGTAAATAACTTGAGGAAGTATTTTAAGGTATTAAATAGGCGGGAAGGATTTTGGGGCGCAGTAAAGGATCTTTTCTCTAATAACTATTTTTACGTAAAAGCAGTGGATGGAATCTCTATGGAGATAAAAGAGGGAGAGATAGTAGGATTTTTAGGACCTAATGGGGCTGGAAAAACTACCACTATAAAAATACTTAGTACTTTGCTTTTACCTACAAGTGGTGAAGTTAAAATTTTAGGCTACGATGTAATAAAAGAACCTGAAAAGGTTAGAAAGAGTATAAATTTTGTTATGGGAGGAGAAAGAAATCTCTATGCAAGACTATCTGCTATTGAAAATTTAGAATATTTTGCTGATTTATATGGTGTACCATACAAAAATAGGAAGGAAAGAATAAGAGAATTACTTGAGATTGTTGGCTTACCTTCTGATAGATTAAAGGATAAAGTAGAAACATATTCCAAGGGAATGAAACAGAGATTACAAATTGCAAGAGGGCTTATTAATGATCCTGAGATTATCTTTTTAGATGAGCCTACCATTGGTCTTGATCCCATAGGAGCAAGAGATATAAGAAATGTAGTTAAAAAGTTGAAAAATATGGGGAAAACAATTATTTTTACGAGTCATTATATGCAAGAAGTAGAGGAGCTTTGTGATAGGGTTGCACTTCTTAAAAGCGGAGAAATTATAACGATAGATACACCAGCATCTTTAAAGAGTAAATATTCAGAAAGTTTTGAGATTAAGTTATTGATTGATAAATACTCTAAAACAATAATAAAGGAGCTTGAAAAATCAAAGTATGTTAAAGATTTAAAAATATACGAAAAATGGAGACTTCTTAGAGATTATTATAATTACTGA